Proteins encoded together in one Sander lucioperca isolate FBNREF2018 chromosome 17, SLUC_FBN_1.2, whole genome shotgun sequence window:
- the mus81 gene encoding crossover junction endonuclease MUS81, translating into MPASEPVRLGRKRALPSCPNPLFLKWLTELRDEAKEKGLKIQYTYQKAISSLNKYPLPLQNAKEAKILQNFGDGICKILDQKLQRYLKENGPDAPIHSLPEGAPRPGRQDNNSLAPSRKKNAAGDQGNDKGGRGGRGGGGGGRKKKREYVPQKRSGGYAVLLTLYRQSQIPGSKGYMFKMELQAEAQHLCDKSFTVPDLGSKYTAWSSVSTLIQKNFVMKTHNPARYSLTEEGLALAERLECVEQGTKDGPEGDREEARSEGEGDAEEEDGGPGLVDLTASDDDEEEKEGDRIYPTERPSCVALPRSDVDGMGLSENPHNSHATSRTPNAPRLLPGTYEIILCVDFIETTGGSSHCKQELVKELQRNGVAFDVRKLNVGDFLWVAREKVAPVPGQLRAPTGRELVLDYIIERKRMDDLCGSIIDGRFREQKFRLKRCGLRRPCYLVEECGSAASHLSLPETTLQQAIVNTQVVDGFFVKRVQDVRESVAYLTVMTRYLTKLYQNCTLICRSRELEGDGVSDEEESGTPSCSLISFAEFNYGAIKNKCQTVREVFARQLMQVSGLSGDKAAAILEQYSTPHSLLTAYKKCASEAEKEKLLSSIRYGKLKRNLGPALSRTVYQLYCTQGALS; encoded by the exons ATGCCAGCTTCGGAGCCGGTCCGGTTGGGTCGCAAACGTGCCCTGCCCTCCTGCCCCAACCCGCTGTTTCTCAAGTGGCTCACTGAGCTCCGGGACGAGGCGAAAGAGAAGGGACTGAAGATCCAGTACACCTACCAGAAG GCCATCAGCTCTTTGAATAAATATCCATTACCGCTTCAAAACGCCAAAGAGGCAAAGATCCTCCAGAACTTTGGAGACGGCATCTGTAAAATATTGGATCAAAAACTGCAACGGTACCTTAAAGAGAACG GCCCAGACGCTCCTATTCACTCTCTCCCTGAAGGAGCGCCCCGTCCTGGCAGACAGGACAACAACAGCCTGGCTCCCTCCAGAAAG AAAAATGCAGCAGGGGATCAAGGGAACGACaaaggaggacgaggaggacgaggaggaggaggaggaggaaggaagaagaaaagggaGTACGTACCCCAGAAGAGGTCTGGAGGTTATGCTGTGCTGCTCACACTTTACAGGCAGTCCCAG atcCCAGGCAGCAAAGGTTATATGTTTAAGATGGAGCTACAAGCAGAAGCGCAGCATCTCTGCGACAAGTCTTTCACTGTC CCAGATCTTGGCAGTAAGTACACTGCCTGGTCTTCAGTGAGCACTCTGATTCAGAAAAACTTTGTGATGAAGACCCACAACCCTGCAAG GTATTCTCTGACAGAAGAGGGTCTGGCTTTGGCGGAGCGACTGGAGTGCGTAGAGCAAGGGACCAAAGATGGCCCAGAGGGGGACAGAGAAGAGGCTAGAAGTGAAGGAGAGGGGGACGCGGAGGAAGAGGACGGTGGTCCTGGGCTTGTGGACCTTACCGCTAGTGATGATGACgaagaagagaaggaaggagaCAGAATATA CCCCACGGAGAGGCCGAGCTGCGTGGCCTTGCCAAGGAGTGACGTTGATGGGATGGGTTTATCGGAAAACCCCCACAATTCACATGCAACGAGCAGAACGCCGAACGCACCACGTCTTCTACCCGGAACCTACGAAATTATACTCTGTGTTGACTTCATTGAGACAACTGG CGGCAGCAGTCACTGCAAGCAGGAGCTGGTCAAAGAGCTTCAGAGGAATGGAGTGGCCTTCGATGTTAGGAAGCTAAACGTTGGAGACTTCCTGTGGGTTGCTCGAGAAAAGGTGGCACCTGttccag gtCAGTTGCGTGCCCCTACAGGCAGGGAGCTCGTTCTTGATTACATCATCGAAAGGAAGAGGATGGACGACCTGTGTGGTAGCATCATCGATGGACGCTTCAGGGAACagaag TTTCGACTGAAGAGGTGTGGTCTTCGTAGGCCCTGCTATCTGGTAGAGGAGTGTGGGTCGGCTGCCTCCCACCTGAGTTTACCTGAAACCACGCTGCAGCAGGCCATAGTCAACACACAG gtAGTTGATGGCTTCTTCGTGAAGAGAGTCCAGGACGTGAGGGAGTCGGTGGCCTACCTCACCGTCATGACGCGATACCTGACTAAACTGTACCag AACTGTACGCTGATCTGTCGCTCCAGAGAGCTGGAGGGTGATGGAGTGAGTGATGAGGAGGAGAGCGGGACCCCCTCCTGCTCTCTCATTTCTTTTGCAGAGTTCAACTATGGTGCAATCAAAAACAAG TGTCAGACCGTGAGGGAAGTGTTTGCCAGACAGTTGATGCAGGTTAGCGGTTTGTCTGGAGACAAGGCAGCTGCTATACTGGAGCAATACAGCACTCCGCACAG TCTTCTGACAGCCTATAAAAAGTGTGCAAGTgaagcagagaaagagaaactcCTCTCTTCCATCCGATATGGGAAGCTGAAAAG AAACCTGGGTCCAGCTCTGAGCAGAACAGTTTATCAGCTGTACTGTACTCAAGGAGCACTGTCATAG